From a region of the Citricoccus muralis genome:
- a CDS encoding cation:proton antiporter encodes MTGFEVYELVSAVLILGGTLLVLLSTVAMLRAKDALQMMNVFSSATGMGLPLTVIGVFVHLTGRDGFEWWTLLVSLMTIAALVIVSSMASNTLARAAYQSGAPLDPATHPQDLASED; translated from the coding sequence CGGCCGTGTTGATCCTCGGCGGGACCCTGTTGGTGTTGCTCTCCACTGTGGCCATGCTCCGGGCGAAGGACGCTCTGCAGATGATGAACGTGTTCTCTTCGGCCACCGGCATGGGACTGCCACTGACGGTTATTGGCGTCTTCGTCCACCTGACGGGCCGGGACGGTTTCGAATGGTGGACGCTGTTGGTGTCTCTCATGACGATCGCCGCACTGGTGATCGTCTCCTCCATGGCCTCGAACACACTGGCCCGTGCGGCGTACCAGTCCGGTGCGCCCCTGGACCCAGCCACCCATCCGCAGGACCTGGCCAGCGAGGACTGA